The DNA sequence CGGCGCCCCTAGGCCGAGTGGCGCCCAaggcggccgcctacttggccgCCTGGCTGAGGCCTAACTTTGCAACATGTCAAAGCATTCCGAAGACCAGTCactgcctgtttggtgtagtcactgcctgtttggtgtagtggttaagtgtgcggactcttatctgggagaacctggtatgattccccactcctccacatgcacttgctgatgtgaccttgattgCTGCTCAAGGGTagttctggagagctctctcagctccacctctctcacagggtgtctgttgtggtatgagaaagggaaaggagattataagccactctgagactcctttgagtagtaaaggacggggtataaatccaatcctttctcttctttttctgtaAAAAGTCAACAGTTGTATGAATGCACTGAGCTTAGCAACTCTGAGTGTAGCTATGCCAGTTCCAACTGATGGTCATCTCAGCTTTCTAGGTGGATCCAGGTTTCCCTAATCTGCAATAATATTGCTGGCTTCATTATGTGtaccagaatcatagaatcatacccGTATTGTTTCCTGATACCAAATGTCTGTAGGAAAGTCAGATTTCTTTTTATGCCCCTGTCCAGGGTCATGATTCCACGCTGGGTTTGGTGAAACGTCTCCATAAACCTGCAACAGCAGATGCTGTTGTAGTCCAAGTGTTAAAACAGCAAGGAGCAATTCCATTTGTCAAAACCAACGTTTGTCAGTCTTTGCTGAAGTAAGCATGTAACTTTTTTTGCTATACTACATGTGTTGACGTTTGTCTTTGTTAGTTATCTTCAGACATCATGAGATGGGTTTAGTTTAGCTCTTTTATTCCTAAACTTGAAACTTGCTCTAATCTGAAACCAGCATCTGAATAACCATGCAATAATTTCTCCACTTTTGGAAAAGGACAAATATTTTTGAATAGCTAGCAGTTTCCTTCTGTTAGGGAAATGGAAGAGTTTGTGTTATGCTCCTTAACAGCTATTTAACTTCTAAGGAAAAGGAGCCCCAGGGGTCATGAAAACTGAAGGTGGCCTCTTAGCCATTTCCCTTAATTTGAGAGATGTCTGATCGCTCATTGATGAGGCAAGTGGTACTTTACACCTATTCCAGGGCTGTCTGAGCACTGTTGACCCAGAAGTGATTGGAAAATGTTGTGTGGCTTTCTAGCAATAACAGcatgctttccccccctttccttcacCATCCCTGATTGTAAAGAGTGACTTGGAGCATGGGGCTTGAAGACAACACATGATCAGCTAGCTGGTAGCATAGGACTGGGTAGGTAAGACTCCCATCTAGAGGGCTAAAGTATATGAAGTAGCCGTGACTTCATTGTGTGTCAGTTGTATTCACACTCTCATTTCAGCTATGACTGCAGCAATTTGATCTTTGGGCAAACGATGCATCCTATGGATCACACAAAAACTCCCGGTGGTTCTTCAGGAGGGGAAGGCGCCCTTATTAAAAGTGGAGGCTCTATCCTTGGCATTGGCACTGACATAGGAGGGAGCACTCGCATTCCAGCTGCTTTCTGTGGAATTTGTGGGTTCAAAACCACAAGCAACAGAATCAGGTACTGTGCCATGTTAGATACTTTAAAAACCTTGCATCAACAAAGATACATGGACTCAACACCTGTTAAAACCTGTCCCTGGGAATGTCATGGGGCCTTCGTGGAATAGTATGTAGGCAGAAACCTTTATGAATGGTACAAGAAGTAGATCTAGAAATCCAAAAAGCAAAAATCAGTAAGTTGCATTGttatagagccccatggcgcagagtgttaaagctacagtactgtagtcctaagctctgctcacaacctgagttcgatccccggcagaagctgggttttcaggtagccggcttgaggttgactcagccttccatccttctgaggtcagtaaaatgagcagccagcttgctggggggaaagtgtaaatggctggggaaggcaatggcaaaccaccccttaaaaagtctgccatgaaaacgttgtgaaagcaatgtcaccccagagttggaaatgactggtgcttgtgcaggggacctttcctttcctatatgaACAAAAGGCTAGGTTTGAGTTTCTTGTATTTGTTTATACTGCTGGCTTTTGTGAGGCAGAGTGATGCTTCCTTCTGGATTAATGGTGCGACACCTGAAGACAGTTCTAGTTTGACGTCTTACCCAAGCAATGATGTTGAGAGCTAGGAACGAGATCTTTGTTAAGATTCTTTGTGGTCTTTTCACAGCAAAAGAGGAATTGTACCCAGCATTTGTGGGCAAAAGTCAGGTGAGTTATATCATCTGCTTGGATGGAGTTGGAGTCAGTGTACTGTGGATGTGGCAGGGTGGCATTCTTGGTATGTAATTGCCTGCCTTGATGAATCCTAGTGACAGGATCAATTCAGGTTTATTAGTCTAATCTGTCTTCTGTGTTACTCCAAAGAGCACAGAATGGCATAGATGGGGGTAGTTATACAAAAGCTTTAAAtttgaattattttaaaataagaaaCTCAGGGAGCATAGCACAAAATGACATGGATAGCAGGAGTATTAATAATGGGCAAGTTTATCTGCAGTTTTATTTATTACCTGAAAGGAAGATGAGGTGTTTTTTTCCAAATGTACTGTTAAGAAAGAGGGGGGGATCACATTAAGTTTGCATAtacgcagggcttttcttgagcagaaatgcacaggaacgcagttctggctggcttggtgtcaggtggtgtggcctaacatgcaaatgaggacttgctgggctttttctacaaaaaagccctgtatgaaacaatggtgatgtcaggggatgtggcttacaatgcaaatgaggtcctactggactttttctacaaaaaaagccctgcataaacgTTACAGTCATTTAGGGTAATTAAAACCCATTTGTGTATAATCTTTTTAGGGGAAATTGATTTACATTCAGGGCCATTTCCCTTTTGGGTAAATACAATATATATgcgatttacaccccacctttcaACCTTACATAAATTTATAAGAGACAGCTTATAAAGTATCTATGTTAAAAAATTAAGtatatatttaatttattataatattgtgtgtgtgtgtgtgcacatgtgtaatTTGCTTTCTGGGATTGTGATAAAGATGTCCTCTTCACATTGTTTCTCAAAAtcaggaatgggcacaaaccggcTCATGAGGCAAAATTCAGCCTGGTTTGGAGCCCCGAACTGGTGTTTGGGGAAAGGCGCCTTCCCTAAACATTTACCAGGCTTTTGTCCAGTTTGGCTTTTCAGGCCATTTAAAAAGCTGAGCAGCATGGGCTAACAGCTCAcatgttaggtttaaatggctgcgaGCCATTTCAGTCTTTTTCCCCCCCCTGTTTGGAAGTGGGGTGGAGGGAGTGAAATGAACTATGActgccagccatttcagcctaacagcaggGGGTTCTGCctttcagctgttaggtttaaatgactgTGAGCCCTTAAACTTATCagtttcactccccccctccaaagcagggggaAGCAAATTGACTGGGTTAAATGCCTTCTAGCCATTTAACCCTTTCCAGGCGCTCCCCTCCTCTTTTCTCCTGGCTGCGGCTTACTGCTGGTTTGGTTCAGAAAGTTTTTGGCTTGATTAGGGAACCCCTCCAGACTGGACTGGAATGTTtaggtttgtgtccatccctatttGAGATATATGTGAGGTGTGGCTGACCATATTTTCAAGGCCTCCACTCTTAACTTTTTATTCCAGTTAGTGTGGGAGTAGGACCAATGGCCAGGGATGTTGATGATCTTGTTCTGTGCCTAAGAGCCCTCCTGTGTGACAAAATGTTCCAGCTGGACCCCACTGTGGCTCCTCTTCCCTTCAGTGAGGAggtgagatttttttggggggtgggggggagtgtggcTTTGGAGAGTAAACAAGACCTGTTTCCTGCCAGTGGGAAGTGTGGAAGTTAGGAGCGGTTAGTGAAATCTGTCTCCCCTtactgtagaacaaagcaggagtcaagtttcacctttaagatcaacagagttttattcagaatgtaagctttcatgtgctagaagcacacttcatcagacaataggatgaaaagcttacattctgaataaaacttcattggtcttaaaggtgcaacttgactcctgcttcagaccaacacagctgcccacctggatctatcccccTTACTGTAGTTGGGTTCACAGAGCCAAAAGCAAGTTGTACCCAATGGCTCTGTGAGAAATATTCGGGAATAAATACCTTCTATTTCTTTAAGCGAATAAGGTGCATTCTCTTCCCCTTGCACTACCACAAGGCTTGTTGAACTGAGAATGCAAGTGCAAAAATGAATTGTAAGCACCATAAGGCAGCAGCATATTTAAGATAACAGCTGAAGTTGCAGAGGGAGTGGGATGCATCCATGGATTTTGGTCATGAGAGGATGTATTTTGAAACAGCACTCTGCATCCAGGTAAACATTTTCAGGCAAACAAcacatcaaaggaaaatgtgtggGTGCTACTTTGCTCATGTTCCCACTTCTGTGTCCTCTGATGGAACATTTTTGCCATTCACATTTCCCTGCAGACAGTAACTGGTGAAGGGTGAATGCTAACAGAGATTTTACATCATTTTGCAACTCAGGAGGGAGAAAAGATCTGAAGTATACTTGTGCCTTCTTAGAATGTACTTTGGATGTGGCCAGTCTCCACAGTGATTCTTAGCAGCCCACATCGGCTTCACTCTCTTCATGGCAGTTGCTTTCATGAAGAGCAGGTTATCAGCCTCACTGTAGTGTCATCTTGCAAAGGAGATGTTTTCATGCAGTGCAGGATTGGAAATGTAGCTCCAGTTTAAAGAAAGGTCCATACTTTTCCTTTTCCTATTACAAAAGTCAAGTTTTGAGGTTACAGATACATGGATCTGTGTAATTCCTTCAGCTGAGTCTAGAAGACAAGACAGTCTCCTCCAAATGTAACCGAGAATCTCTTTTACAGTTATCAGCCTGTTTTTTCATTAGCCAGCCAAGTTGGTAGAAGGATGCTTAAGGATTAATTTTGTTATagttacaggcagggctttttttgagcaggaacgcagttccaactggcttggcatcaggagatatgggctaatatgcagatgagttcctgctgggctttttctacaaaaaagccctggttacaggtGATTTTACATAGCCACAGCTGCTATAAGGAGGGGGAATGAATTGTTCAAAGCACATTGTAAAGTCCCTTTTTAATCACTTGCCCCAAAGAGGGATAATTGAAAGGGTAAATAGACTTCAATTTAGAGAGGAATCATGAGCAGGTCTATTCAAAATTCCACTGTTCCCTTCAGTTGGACTTAGAATTGTGCTGTCTCTGATTTTGTCTTTCAAGAGACCGATGTGTTtaatgctttttttttggggggggggggagtgtttcccAGTTATTTGTTTCCCCTTCTTTTATTGTTCCAGGTATATTCCAGCTCTCAGTCCCTCCGAATAGGATACTATACCACTGATTCCTTCACCTTGCCAAGCCCTTCCATGAAGCGGGCTGTTCTGGAAATGAAGCACCTTCTAGAGAAGGCTGGCCATGTGGTATGTTTCCTCCTTCATCTTTCAGTGGTTTGTTTCTATCAGAAGGGCAAGGCAGTCATTGTAATAAAGCACAAATATTCTTCATAATTGTGTATCTAAAAAAGAGTTCTATATCACCTCAAGAGATTTAGTGATTTTCCTTAGCATGTGCCTTTGCTTCCTGGAATTATCTGGTGCTGTTTGTGGCCAATTAAACTGTGTGCTCATAGGGCCTAAGAGTGAGATGAATTCTGatactatttttattttaatttttttagctgGTGCCCTTCAAGCCCTTACAGATAGAACATTTTATGAGCACCCTTATTCCAGCAGTGTTCTTTGCAGATGGTGGTGCCACCTTTCTAGAAAACTTGTAAGTCtttaaactgtgtgtgtgtgcatgcatgtgcataGGAGAGGAAAATAGTCTCCCAGTGCTGGAACTGGAAACATTAAGCCTGTGAGCGTAAGCAGCTGGACAGAATGTTGATGTGTGCTACTGCACATGAAACAGAATTATATGAAACTTTTACCATTTTCTTCTTACGAGTTTTGCACAAACTTCTGTTGTTTCTCTGGCAAGAAGGCCCATAGGAAGTAACACAATGCCCTTATGGAATTGCCTCCCTACCCTTCTTGTGGGTTTCTTGAAAGCTTCTTGCCATACATTTGGTACAAGACCTGGATGCATAGGATGACAGTAAAGAACAAAACTTTTTGAGGGACAGCAGGGTGAAGTTTGATGGCATCTTCAAGGGCAGAAAGGCTCAAGGGTTAAGAATATAAAAGGCACTGTGTAACTTAACTGGTCTCGTCTTCTCACCTTTCAGCCAAGGGGAGTTGGTGGATCCCAGCATAAAGGAATTGTTGCTTTTGGCAAAGTTACCTGGTTGGTTAAGAAGCCTCTTATCCTGGATCATCAGAGCAATAGTAAGGCTTTCTTCCAGGTGTTTTTTCTGTAATAACAGCAGCCAGTGATTGTGATGACTGTGAAGTTCTGCTACTTCTTTTTGAGACAGAAGAGCTATTAAACTGGAAACAGTTCCAGCATGCAGTtcccttaaggcaggggtggggaaccttttttctgccaagggccatatggatatttataacatcattcgtgggccataaaaaattatcaactcaaaaaacagtgctctgccaagggagaatgattcaggccagcaaaattaatgaaaataattgtttttctatttgaagtcatgtggggagagcctaatctgacacacacacgcacgcacacacatggcctgctgccctaggcaaatgcataggtccagaacttctttgtagaaaaaaccagcaggaactcagtagcatatgagaccacatcccctaatattaacatattaggtcacacactcattagcatattaggccacaccatctgggataatcaagtgcaaactgaactgtaacAGTAACTTTTCCTGGCCCCGCAGGaattctggccagccagtcaggccccagagaggctgccacacagtacatctgggccccgtGATCCCTgccaggccctggggaggctgctgcacagcgtgacTGGGCCCCACAattctcactggccagccaggccccagggaggctgccatatgGTTTGGTTTGGTCCagcatatacggccctcgggacggaggttccccacccctgccttaaggatTTAAGAAGATGTCAGTGATAAATTTCAATAACTCATTTCCTCTCCCATCTTGAAGGGGTTTTACCCATGGCATTAAAAAAGGCTGTTAAATCCAAGAGGAAGTCATTTTTCTATATGAAATCTCTTGAGTTGAAGGTCAATTAATaaggcttttatttttatttaaaggaGTTCAGTACTAGGTAAAATTGCAAAGGTCATCTTAGAATGATTGTTTGGGTGGCCTAAGAAACTGCAAGGGAAGGCTGTGTAGTTTACTCATGGTGAAAGCAGGGAAGGTGGATGGAGTGTCAAGAGAATAACAAGGCAGGAGTGCAGGCAGTTACCCTCCATTGCAACCTGCTTGCAGGATTGGTAGGTCTTTGCTCAAGACTGAATCTGGCACTTTCCCCTCCTAGCCCCCCTTTGTCCCTCTTGTTTGGAGCTGGAAGTGAAACAGCTGGTCAGTAGCCAAGGCATCCTCTTGGGGATTGTGCCAAGTGTTTACTTTAAGTGTGCTGGAGGACTATTCCTAGTAATGAGTGATGGGAAACCAACTGGTGCTTCAAGACAGAACACTGCCAATGTCCAACTGGCAAATACCAtagtaaaatatttatttatttattttactagatttatagtccgcccttccccataatgggctcagggcagatcacagtacggtaaaaaaataaaaatccaacaataaaaatataaaacaatgaACAATCAAAATATGCAGCATGGATGGTACAGTGTGTTTTATAATTTAAGATATAAATATCATAGGTGTCATGGATGTCATAGCTGTAGGCCTGATATCTAGCAGTCCAAATAGTTGGTCAGCACAGGGAGGTCTGTTAGATGATATAAGCAGTATAGGATACCATTTTGAGAACTTAAATAATACTTGAACATTTTGAGGGTACAGAGAGCTTTTGTACAATTATGTCTCAGTGTCAGACCACATGCTtgacatacagaaggtcccaggttcactttATGGCATTTTCAGATGACACATGGTGTGTTTGAACTGTACAAAAGTTGAACTACTCTCAAAGGGTATGTGTCTTTGGATGTGTACCACTGTGCTTCAAATGGGGTTGAGATTTCATCGTCCCCCACTGTTTGCTCCCTAATGTAATGTACACTTGGCTGCAAATCAAATTCAGACTCCCCCATCCACGCCAAGGCAGGCTGtcattctttttgtttcttatttttaaataaaagaaaatgccaaGCATCTTGGACATTTATCTGATTACTTACTTGACTGGCAGCTGAGGAAGAGTAAAGGCCTCCTCTGAATTTTTATTCTCAGATATTTTTTACAGTGGGACTCATCCATAATTCAACCTGGATACATGGGGAAAATTGGGATAATTAAGACTATTTTTAACTCAGTGCTTCATGATTATAGCAAAATCACCTCTTCATGCTACCTTAGTTTGTCAAGGGGGACATTAAACTATCGGGTATGGCCAGAAAGGTTTGCAGTAATATGTTCCTTCTGTTATATATCAATTAACCATTGCATTCTGCTAAAAGAGCCTCATGTATCTTAAAGCAGTGTACATTGCTTCCCAATCAAAGTTCCCACTGTTATCTTACCTCCTTTCATTCTTATTATCCTAAACAATGTGCAGATTAACTTCTCATGATCTCTAGCATTTACTCCAGGATCATGTTCCTAGGGTTTGAATGGGGGCAAATTCTTTAACTCGTGGTTCAGGGTAGAGCTAGGCTGAGAAACATGTGATTCTGTGCCAGTAGATTCCTGAGAATCTTTGGCTCTTGCCAGTTTCAAGGCAAGATTCGACACTTCCTTATTACGTTGATTAATTAGATCTgaatagtagtagaagaagaagatattggatttatttttttttaaagctaaaagTAGTCCCTTGcataagcaccagtcgtttccaactctgggatgacattgctttcacaacattttcacggcagactttttacagggtggtttgccattgccttccccagtcatctacactttcccccagcaagctgggtactcattttaccgaccttggaaggttgaaaggctgagtcaaccttgacccagctacctgaacccagcttcctccggaatcgaactcaggtcgtgagcagagtttaaggctgcagtactgcagctttaccactctgcgccattgggccctatgctctgaatctcagagtctcagagcagtcacaatctcctttaccttcccccgcccccacaacagacaccctgtgaggtaggtggggctgagagagctcctatagcagctgctctttcaaggacaacaactacgagagctgtgactgacccaaggccattccagcaggtgcaagtggaggagtggggaatcaaacccagttctcccagataagagtccatgcacttacccactacaccaaattggctctgccAAGTATGCCATAATTTGCAGTAAACTGTATGTGGATGAATGAACTAGGGTAAATTACTGGGGACTTAGGGTAGGAAAGTCGTGTCGTGAAGTGCCTGTCCCAGAAAGGtacatttaaatttaaatttcctatttaaacttaaaattttgcaatgtttattttttttttaaatttaaaattgagTATGGAAACTtatcaattctttttttttcttcttagaGTCCTCGTGTGTCAAAACTCCTGAGGAACATGAAGGAGAAGTAAGGAGTGATGTGCTGGAGACCTGAGACCATAACTCTTCGAATTCTGCATCTTTTATTGGATATTTATCTTTCAGTCTAATGTGAAAGGATAGAAGACAGACATGGCTCCTCCAGCCAGTTCTCTGACAAGTTCTTTTTGATTGCCCCTCTCCTCCCATACTGTGGCAAGTTGGTCTCAAAATGTGCCACAAAACCATTTTTCAGGGATGAGGGTGGAAGAGGTAATCTAGGAGGCAATGAACATGAGTAGCTCTGGCTGCCTTTCTCTTGCAGTAACAGGAGACGTAAATGTGCACGCCCAGACTAAGAGATGACAACCTGAACTGTTGTTTCTTTTTTGTCTGCCAAAGCCACTTCTTAGTAATGCCTGAATCAGGTAGGCATGTAGCAAAATCTTTTGTGCAGTTTTGCCACCACAGGACTACCATGTGGGGAAAACAGCTTGTTCTGAAAGCATGACCATATCAAAATCCACCTGAGTATGAGAGAGGAGAAGGTTGGAGGGGTGGCAGTGGGGcaggctagcagcatttggtGATGTACTTTTAAATAACCAATGATGGAGCAAAGTTTGTGTCCAACCAGGCACCTGAGACCCCTTGTAAGTCTTTTCAGTGAAGGTTCAAGTAAAATATGGGAGCCCCAATCTGGTGGGTGTGGCTTTTGCAAAAGGGATCAACGGGAGCAGAGGATTCTTGAACCTGTTCCTCTATGCCCTTTTAAGTTGTTTTTTCCAATTCCCCCTTATAGAATTGGAATCAAAGATTTTTGGGGGGGGACTGCttaggggagggaaaggagcagTTGCAGGCAGAATCTTCAAGCAGGAGAGTTAAGCACCCCACTTCCCTGTTCAGTGATGCTTTATTAGTTTAGCTCCTACAACTCTTCACATTCTGGCTTGGGAGCATGTATTTCCCAAGGACCTAGGTAGCTCCATTCCAACTGTAAATATGAACATGAAAGCAGCATCTCTGCAGAAATATACTATTCACTGTTTTTTGTTCCTTGACATTTCAGGTCCGTCAATCAGCTTTGGAAATTTCACTCTGAAATTGAggtgattaaaaaaaat is a window from the Heteronotia binoei isolate CCM8104 ecotype False Entrance Well chromosome 2, APGP_CSIRO_Hbin_v1, whole genome shotgun sequence genome containing:
- the LOC132566586 gene encoding fatty-acid amide hydrolase 1-like, giving the protein MSVCVVSAFLCCGAATFLLLNWRRRRTVQRKIQEAKWRRERTLEQMEKATRKFKEPNPGHKPVLILSFTLPQLLSKLRDGTLSLESVFYAYMDKALDVNRELNCVTDYLQDSESQLLHVKSQGKKGLLYGVPISIKDSINCKGHDSTLGLVKRLHKPATADAVVVQVLKQQGAIPFVKTNVCQSLLNYDCSNLIFGQTMHPMDHTKTPGGSSGGEGALIKSGGSILGIGTDIGGSTRIPAAFCGICGFKTTSNRISKRGIVPSICGQKSVSVGVGPMARDVDDLVLCLRALLCDKMFQLDPTVAPLPFSEEVYSSSQSLRIGYYTTDSFTLPSPSMKRAVLEMKHLLEKAGHVLVPFKPLQIEHFMSTLIPAVFFADGGATFLENFQGELVDPSIKELLLLAKLPGWLRSLLSWIIRAISPRVSKLLRNMKEKSVNQLWKFHSEIEEYRHEFIAEWKRLNLDVMLCPALGPAFKIGFPGKLSVGASYTILYNVLDCPAGVVPVTTVTEKDEEDLKTLTGHYNDMWDRTIVKAVEGAIGLPVAVQCVALPWQDELCLRFMKEVEKLSREKQRNC